In Paramormyrops kingsleyae isolate MSU_618 chromosome 5, PKINGS_0.4, whole genome shotgun sequence, one DNA window encodes the following:
- the rangap1b gene encoding ran GTPase-activating protein 1b isoform X4: MCSPVTTDNEAYYQVKFCYWSDMFTGRLRSEIPPALTSLGNGLIRAGARLAELDLSDNAFGPDGVRGIEALLKSASCHSLRELRLNNCGMGVGGGKILAAALMDCHTQSALLGTPLRLKVFVAGRNRLENEGATALAQAFQVLGSLEEVHMPQNGINHPGVRALAGAMWLNPQLRVLNFNDNTFTKKGAIAMAKALKHLRNVQVINFGDCLVRSQGALAIAEALREGLPILKELNLSFGEITEEAALLVADAVKDKSQLEKLDLNGNCLGEDGCEALKDTMDAMNMGNTLCSLSDDEGELEDDEEDADREEEEDDEDSELQDEEVEEPDAVTENGVSTPDESSTPVDIDSFLSAPSPGKLLSLGTKRNLLIEQQVDVSDAGKTAAMFLKISSVYGEDLQVRRAVLESTDALLKKAFSCPSFQTYDFISSLMTMLALLKSEDNAKTLSVVPGHLLVLEHVVRQVYFPRDHLSTLDALVSRQSQAFESCASAWNNLKTTLERRIRLDC, from the exons ATGTGTTCACCAGTTACTACTGATAATGAGGCCTATTATCAGGTCAAG TTCTGCTACTGGAGTGACATGTTCACTGGCCGTCTGCGATCTGAGATCCCTCCAGCTTTG ACCTCTTTGGGCAATGGACTGATAAGAGCAGGGGCACGGCTGGCTGAGCTAGACCTGAGTGACAACGCCTTCGGGCCCGATGGCGTGAGGGGGATCGAGGCACTGCTCAAGAGCGCCTCCTGCCACAGCCTCCGGGAACTGCGGTTGAACAACTGCGGCATGGGTGTCGGGGGCGGCAAG ATCCTCGCTGCCGCATTGATGGACTGCCACACACAGTCTGCGTTGCTGGGCACGCCCCTCCGGCTCAAGGTGTTTGTCGCTGGGCGGAACCGGCTGGAAAATGAAGGGGCCACAGCGCTCGCACAAGCATTCCAG GTGCTGGGTAGCCTGGAGGAGGTGCACATGCCCCAGAACGGCATCAACCATCCGGGGGTGAGGGCTCTGGCGGGGGCCATGTGGCTCAACCCCCAGCTGCGTGTACTAAACTTCAACGACAACACGTTCACCAAGAAAGGCGCCATCGCCATGGCAAAG GCCCTGAAGCACCTGCGCAATGTCCAGGTGATCAATTTCGGCGACTGCTTGGTGCGCTCCCAAGGTGCTCTGGCCATAGCTGAGGCCCTGAGAGAAGGGTTGCCCATCCTAAAG GAGCTCAATCTCTCATTCGGTGAGATAACGGAGGAAGCAGCTCTGCTGGTGGCTGATGCTGTTAAGGACAAAAGCCAGCTGGAGAAGCTGGACCTCAATG GTAATTGTCTGGGTGAGGATGGCTGTGAAGCTCTGAAGGACACCATGGACGCCATGAACATGGGCAACACCTTGTGCTCACTCAG TGATGATGAGGGAGAGCTGGAGGATGATGAAGAGGACGCTGATCGTGAAGAAGAGGAGGACGACGAAGATTCTGAGCTTCAGGATGAGGAGGTCGAAGAACCAGATGCAGTAACAGAAAATGGG GTGTCCACACCTGACGAGTCCTCAACACCTGTGGACATTGACTCCTTCctcagtgccccctcccccggcaAACTACTCAGCCTCGGAACCAAGAGGAACCTGCTTATCGAGCAACAG GTCGACGTGTCAGACGCTGGCAAGACAGCGGCGATGTTCCTGAAGATCTCATCTGTGTATGGAGAAGATCTCCAGGTCAGGAGAGCTGTGCTGGAGAGCACTG ACGCATTGCTGAAGAAGGCCTTCTCCTGTCCGTCCTTCCAGACCTACGACTTCATCTCCAGTCTGATGACGATGTTGGCGCTGCTCAAG AGCGAGGACAATGCAAAGACCCTTTCGGTGGTGCCAGGTCACCTGCTGGTCTTGGAGCACGTGGTGCGGCAGGTCTACTTCCCAAGGGACCACCTCAGCACGCTGGACGCTCTTGTGTCCCG GCAAAGCCAAGCCTTTGAATCCTGTGCCAGCGCTTGGAACAACCTCAAGACCACCTTGGAAAGAAGGATCAGACTGGATTGCTGA
- the rangap1b gene encoding ran GTPase-activating protein 1b isoform X1, which yields MYTQNLNKRRGNRMASIDIAQLAESLAKTQVGDGELSFKGRGLKLDSAQSVEELVREIEAFPELQALRLEGNTVGVEAAKAIARALESKSQLQFCYWSDMFTGRLRSEIPPALTSLGNGLIRAGARLAELDLSDNAFGPDGVRGIEALLKSASCHSLRELRLNNCGMGVGGGKILAAALMDCHTQSALLGTPLRLKVFVAGRNRLENEGATALAQAFQVLGSLEEVHMPQNGINHPGVRALAGAMWLNPQLRVLNFNDNTFTKKGAIAMAKALKHLRNVQVINFGDCLVRSQGALAIAEALREGLPILKELNLSFGEITEEAALLVADAVKDKSQLEKLDLNGNCLGEDGCEALKDTMDAMNMGNTLCSLSDDEGELEDDEEDADREEEEDDEDSELQDEEVEEPDAVTENGVSTPDESSTPVDIDSFLSAPSPGKLLSLGTKRNLLIEQQVDVSDAGKTAAMFLKISSVYGEDLQVRRAVLESTDALLKKAFSCPSFQTYDFISSLMTMLALLKSEDNAKTLSVVPGHLLVLEHVVRQVYFPRDHLSTLDALVSRQSQAFESCASAWNNLKTTLERRIRLDC from the exons ATGTACACGCAGAATCTTAACAAGCGCCGGG GTAACCGGATGGCTTCAATCGACATCGCTCAGCTGGCCGAGTCTCTGGCCAAGACCCAGGTGGGGGATGGAGAGCTGAGTTTCAAGGGCCGAGGACTGAAGCTGGACAGCGCCCAGTCTG TGGAGGAGCTGGTGCGAGAAATCGAGGCTTTCCCAGAGCTGCAGGCCTTGCGGCTGGAGGGGAACACAGTGGGTGTGGAGGCCGCAAAGGCCATCGCCAGGGCACTGGAGAGCAAGAGCCAGCTGCAG TTCTGCTACTGGAGTGACATGTTCACTGGCCGTCTGCGATCTGAGATCCCTCCAGCTTTG ACCTCTTTGGGCAATGGACTGATAAGAGCAGGGGCACGGCTGGCTGAGCTAGACCTGAGTGACAACGCCTTCGGGCCCGATGGCGTGAGGGGGATCGAGGCACTGCTCAAGAGCGCCTCCTGCCACAGCCTCCGGGAACTGCGGTTGAACAACTGCGGCATGGGTGTCGGGGGCGGCAAG ATCCTCGCTGCCGCATTGATGGACTGCCACACACAGTCTGCGTTGCTGGGCACGCCCCTCCGGCTCAAGGTGTTTGTCGCTGGGCGGAACCGGCTGGAAAATGAAGGGGCCACAGCGCTCGCACAAGCATTCCAG GTGCTGGGTAGCCTGGAGGAGGTGCACATGCCCCAGAACGGCATCAACCATCCGGGGGTGAGGGCTCTGGCGGGGGCCATGTGGCTCAACCCCCAGCTGCGTGTACTAAACTTCAACGACAACACGTTCACCAAGAAAGGCGCCATCGCCATGGCAAAG GCCCTGAAGCACCTGCGCAATGTCCAGGTGATCAATTTCGGCGACTGCTTGGTGCGCTCCCAAGGTGCTCTGGCCATAGCTGAGGCCCTGAGAGAAGGGTTGCCCATCCTAAAG GAGCTCAATCTCTCATTCGGTGAGATAACGGAGGAAGCAGCTCTGCTGGTGGCTGATGCTGTTAAGGACAAAAGCCAGCTGGAGAAGCTGGACCTCAATG GTAATTGTCTGGGTGAGGATGGCTGTGAAGCTCTGAAGGACACCATGGACGCCATGAACATGGGCAACACCTTGTGCTCACTCAG TGATGATGAGGGAGAGCTGGAGGATGATGAAGAGGACGCTGATCGTGAAGAAGAGGAGGACGACGAAGATTCTGAGCTTCAGGATGAGGAGGTCGAAGAACCAGATGCAGTAACAGAAAATGGG GTGTCCACACCTGACGAGTCCTCAACACCTGTGGACATTGACTCCTTCctcagtgccccctcccccggcaAACTACTCAGCCTCGGAACCAAGAGGAACCTGCTTATCGAGCAACAG GTCGACGTGTCAGACGCTGGCAAGACAGCGGCGATGTTCCTGAAGATCTCATCTGTGTATGGAGAAGATCTCCAGGTCAGGAGAGCTGTGCTGGAGAGCACTG ACGCATTGCTGAAGAAGGCCTTCTCCTGTCCGTCCTTCCAGACCTACGACTTCATCTCCAGTCTGATGACGATGTTGGCGCTGCTCAAG AGCGAGGACAATGCAAAGACCCTTTCGGTGGTGCCAGGTCACCTGCTGGTCTTGGAGCACGTGGTGCGGCAGGTCTACTTCCCAAGGGACCACCTCAGCACGCTGGACGCTCTTGTGTCCCG GCAAAGCCAAGCCTTTGAATCCTGTGCCAGCGCTTGGAACAACCTCAAGACCACCTTGGAAAGAAGGATCAGACTGGATTGCTGA
- the rangap1b gene encoding ran GTPase-activating protein 1b isoform X3, which yields MASIDIAQLAESLAKTQVGDGELSFKGRGLKLDSAQSVEELVREIEAFPELQALRLEGNTVGVEAAKAIARALESKSQLQFCYWSDMFTGRLRSEIPPALTSLGNGLIRAGARLAELDLSDNAFGPDGVRGIEALLKSASCHSLRELRLNNCGMGVGGGKILAAALMDCHTQSALLGTPLRLKVFVAGRNRLENEGATALAQAFQVLGSLEEVHMPQNGINHPGVRALAGAMWLNPQLRVLNFNDNTFTKKGAIAMAKALKHLRNVQVINFGDCLVRSQGALAIAEALREGLPILKELNLSFGEITEEAALLVADAVKDKSQLEKLDLNGNCLGEDGCEALKDTMDAMNMGNTLCSLSDDEGELEDDEEDADREEEEDDEDSELQDEEVEEPDAVTENGVSTPDESSTPVDIDSFLSAPSPGKLLSLGTKRNLLIEQQVDVSDAGKTAAMFLKISSVYGEDLQVRRAVLESTDALLKKAFSCPSFQTYDFISSLMTMLALLKSEDNAKTLSVVPGHLLVLEHVVRQVYFPRDHLSTLDALVSRQSQAFESCASAWNNLKTTLERRIRLDC from the exons ATGGCTTCAATCGACATCGCTCAGCTGGCCGAGTCTCTGGCCAAGACCCAGGTGGGGGATGGAGAGCTGAGTTTCAAGGGCCGAGGACTGAAGCTGGACAGCGCCCAGTCTG TGGAGGAGCTGGTGCGAGAAATCGAGGCTTTCCCAGAGCTGCAGGCCTTGCGGCTGGAGGGGAACACAGTGGGTGTGGAGGCCGCAAAGGCCATCGCCAGGGCACTGGAGAGCAAGAGCCAGCTGCAG TTCTGCTACTGGAGTGACATGTTCACTGGCCGTCTGCGATCTGAGATCCCTCCAGCTTTG ACCTCTTTGGGCAATGGACTGATAAGAGCAGGGGCACGGCTGGCTGAGCTAGACCTGAGTGACAACGCCTTCGGGCCCGATGGCGTGAGGGGGATCGAGGCACTGCTCAAGAGCGCCTCCTGCCACAGCCTCCGGGAACTGCGGTTGAACAACTGCGGCATGGGTGTCGGGGGCGGCAAG ATCCTCGCTGCCGCATTGATGGACTGCCACACACAGTCTGCGTTGCTGGGCACGCCCCTCCGGCTCAAGGTGTTTGTCGCTGGGCGGAACCGGCTGGAAAATGAAGGGGCCACAGCGCTCGCACAAGCATTCCAG GTGCTGGGTAGCCTGGAGGAGGTGCACATGCCCCAGAACGGCATCAACCATCCGGGGGTGAGGGCTCTGGCGGGGGCCATGTGGCTCAACCCCCAGCTGCGTGTACTAAACTTCAACGACAACACGTTCACCAAGAAAGGCGCCATCGCCATGGCAAAG GCCCTGAAGCACCTGCGCAATGTCCAGGTGATCAATTTCGGCGACTGCTTGGTGCGCTCCCAAGGTGCTCTGGCCATAGCTGAGGCCCTGAGAGAAGGGTTGCCCATCCTAAAG GAGCTCAATCTCTCATTCGGTGAGATAACGGAGGAAGCAGCTCTGCTGGTGGCTGATGCTGTTAAGGACAAAAGCCAGCTGGAGAAGCTGGACCTCAATG GTAATTGTCTGGGTGAGGATGGCTGTGAAGCTCTGAAGGACACCATGGACGCCATGAACATGGGCAACACCTTGTGCTCACTCAG TGATGATGAGGGAGAGCTGGAGGATGATGAAGAGGACGCTGATCGTGAAGAAGAGGAGGACGACGAAGATTCTGAGCTTCAGGATGAGGAGGTCGAAGAACCAGATGCAGTAACAGAAAATGGG GTGTCCACACCTGACGAGTCCTCAACACCTGTGGACATTGACTCCTTCctcagtgccccctcccccggcaAACTACTCAGCCTCGGAACCAAGAGGAACCTGCTTATCGAGCAACAG GTCGACGTGTCAGACGCTGGCAAGACAGCGGCGATGTTCCTGAAGATCTCATCTGTGTATGGAGAAGATCTCCAGGTCAGGAGAGCTGTGCTGGAGAGCACTG ACGCATTGCTGAAGAAGGCCTTCTCCTGTCCGTCCTTCCAGACCTACGACTTCATCTCCAGTCTGATGACGATGTTGGCGCTGCTCAAG AGCGAGGACAATGCAAAGACCCTTTCGGTGGTGCCAGGTCACCTGCTGGTCTTGGAGCACGTGGTGCGGCAGGTCTACTTCCCAAGGGACCACCTCAGCACGCTGGACGCTCTTGTGTCCCG GCAAAGCCAAGCCTTTGAATCCTGTGCCAGCGCTTGGAACAACCTCAAGACCACCTTGGAAAGAAGGATCAGACTGGATTGCTGA
- the rangap1b gene encoding ran GTPase-activating protein 1b isoform X2, producing the protein MKSTPARAAPVTVAKPAIRPPCGSHPQTCTAGNDQAAAAHTSHLIDMYTQNLNKRRGNRMASIDIAQLAESLAKTQVGDGELSFKGRGLKLDSAQSVEELVREIEAFPELQALRLEGNTVGVEAAKAIARALESKSQLQFCYWSDMFTGRLRSEIPPALTSLGNGLIRAGARLAELDLSDNAFGPDGVRGIEALLKSASCHSLRELRLNNCGMGVGGGKILAAALMDCHTQSALLGTPLRLKVFVAGRNRLENEGATALAQAFQVLGSLEEVHMPQNGINHPGVRALAGAMWLNPQLRVLNFNDNTFTKKGAIAMAKALKHLRNVQVINFGDCLVRSQGALAIAEALREGLPILKELNLSFGEITEEAALLVADAVKDKSQLEKLDLNGNCLGEDGCEALKDTMDAMNMGNTLCSLSDDEGELEDDEEDADREEEEDDEDSELQDEEVEEPDAVTENGVSTPDESSTPVDIDSFLSAPSPGKLLSLGTKRNLLIEQQVDVSDAGKTAAMFLKISSVYGEDLQVRRAVLESTDALLKKAFSCPSFQTYDFISSLMTMLALLKSEDNAKTLSVVPGHLLVLEHVVRQVYFPRDHLSTLDALVSR; encoded by the exons ATGAAAAGCACACCGGCGAGGGCGGCTCCGGTAACAGTCGCGAAGCCGGCGATTCGCCCGCCGTGCGGGTCTCATCCTCAGACGTGCACCGCAGGAAACGACCAGGCGGCGGCGGCTCACACTTCACACCTGATCGACATGTACACGCAGAATCTTAACAAGCGCCGGG GTAACCGGATGGCTTCAATCGACATCGCTCAGCTGGCCGAGTCTCTGGCCAAGACCCAGGTGGGGGATGGAGAGCTGAGTTTCAAGGGCCGAGGACTGAAGCTGGACAGCGCCCAGTCTG TGGAGGAGCTGGTGCGAGAAATCGAGGCTTTCCCAGAGCTGCAGGCCTTGCGGCTGGAGGGGAACACAGTGGGTGTGGAGGCCGCAAAGGCCATCGCCAGGGCACTGGAGAGCAAGAGCCAGCTGCAG TTCTGCTACTGGAGTGACATGTTCACTGGCCGTCTGCGATCTGAGATCCCTCCAGCTTTG ACCTCTTTGGGCAATGGACTGATAAGAGCAGGGGCACGGCTGGCTGAGCTAGACCTGAGTGACAACGCCTTCGGGCCCGATGGCGTGAGGGGGATCGAGGCACTGCTCAAGAGCGCCTCCTGCCACAGCCTCCGGGAACTGCGGTTGAACAACTGCGGCATGGGTGTCGGGGGCGGCAAG ATCCTCGCTGCCGCATTGATGGACTGCCACACACAGTCTGCGTTGCTGGGCACGCCCCTCCGGCTCAAGGTGTTTGTCGCTGGGCGGAACCGGCTGGAAAATGAAGGGGCCACAGCGCTCGCACAAGCATTCCAG GTGCTGGGTAGCCTGGAGGAGGTGCACATGCCCCAGAACGGCATCAACCATCCGGGGGTGAGGGCTCTGGCGGGGGCCATGTGGCTCAACCCCCAGCTGCGTGTACTAAACTTCAACGACAACACGTTCACCAAGAAAGGCGCCATCGCCATGGCAAAG GCCCTGAAGCACCTGCGCAATGTCCAGGTGATCAATTTCGGCGACTGCTTGGTGCGCTCCCAAGGTGCTCTGGCCATAGCTGAGGCCCTGAGAGAAGGGTTGCCCATCCTAAAG GAGCTCAATCTCTCATTCGGTGAGATAACGGAGGAAGCAGCTCTGCTGGTGGCTGATGCTGTTAAGGACAAAAGCCAGCTGGAGAAGCTGGACCTCAATG GTAATTGTCTGGGTGAGGATGGCTGTGAAGCTCTGAAGGACACCATGGACGCCATGAACATGGGCAACACCTTGTGCTCACTCAG TGATGATGAGGGAGAGCTGGAGGATGATGAAGAGGACGCTGATCGTGAAGAAGAGGAGGACGACGAAGATTCTGAGCTTCAGGATGAGGAGGTCGAAGAACCAGATGCAGTAACAGAAAATGGG GTGTCCACACCTGACGAGTCCTCAACACCTGTGGACATTGACTCCTTCctcagtgccccctcccccggcaAACTACTCAGCCTCGGAACCAAGAGGAACCTGCTTATCGAGCAACAG GTCGACGTGTCAGACGCTGGCAAGACAGCGGCGATGTTCCTGAAGATCTCATCTGTGTATGGAGAAGATCTCCAGGTCAGGAGAGCTGTGCTGGAGAGCACTG ACGCATTGCTGAAGAAGGCCTTCTCCTGTCCGTCCTTCCAGACCTACGACTTCATCTCCAGTCTGATGACGATGTTGGCGCTGCTCAAG AGCGAGGACAATGCAAAGACCCTTTCGGTGGTGCCAGGTCACCTGCTGGTCTTGGAGCACGTGGTGCGGCAGGTCTACTTCCCAAGGGACCACCTCAGCACGCTGGACGCTCTTGTGTCCCGGTAA